One genomic segment of Cellulophaga sp. HaHaR_3_176 includes these proteins:
- a CDS encoding GTPase: MENEGFEKLLFVYNANSGKINGLVDSMHKVFSPSTYECSLCDITFGVFSENKEWKKFRKSTTVEMDFLHKNEFHEAFSALDAKSYSLPVVLAQTKSGLQIFVSTETMNLLESSEDLIDVLKERLN, translated from the coding sequence ATGGAGAATGAAGGTTTCGAAAAATTACTTTTTGTTTACAATGCAAACTCAGGTAAAATAAATGGTTTAGTGGATAGTATGCATAAGGTGTTCAGTCCTAGTACATATGAGTGTAGCCTTTGTGATATAACTTTTGGAGTTTTTTCTGAGAATAAAGAGTGGAAAAAATTCAGAAAAAGTACCACTGTTGAAATGGATTTTCTTCATAAAAATGAGTTTCATGAAGCATTCTCAGCTCTTGATGCTAAAAGTTATTCTTTACCCGTTGTCTTAGCGCAAACAAAAAGTGGGTTACAGATTTTTGTAAGTACAGAAACAATGAATTTACTTGAATCTTCAGAAGATTTAATTGATGTTTTAAAGGAAAGATTAAATTAA
- the bla gene encoding subclass B1 metallo-beta-lactamase has protein sequence MKKIFLFLIFIFLFTSCKSQKNSIAYSSETLKIIPVSENSYIHISYLETDDFGKVACNGLIFINNNEAAVFDTPTNSEVSMELIKWIAEDKKCDITSITINHFHDDCLGGLDAFHKLGIPSFANNKTIILAKENASSIPQIGFDDKMEITVGEKKVINHFIGEAHTKDNIISYVPTDNLIFGGCMVKSLNASKGYTGDANTAEWSNTIKKIKKYYPNVNLVVPGHGAAGNEKLLDYTIQLFKEPTF, from the coding sequence ATGAAAAAAATATTCCTATTCTTAATTTTCATTTTTCTATTTACGAGTTGTAAGTCTCAAAAAAACAGTATTGCTTACAGTTCTGAAACATTAAAAATTATACCTGTTTCAGAAAACTCATATATTCATATCAGTTATTTAGAAACTGATGATTTTGGAAAAGTAGCGTGTAATGGCCTTATTTTTATAAATAATAATGAAGCAGCTGTTTTTGACACTCCAACAAATTCAGAAGTAAGTATGGAATTAATTAAATGGATTGCAGAGGATAAAAAATGCGACATCACTTCTATCACCATCAATCATTTTCATGATGATTGCCTTGGCGGTCTTGATGCTTTTCACAAATTAGGCATACCCTCTTTTGCTAATAACAAAACAATTATACTAGCTAAAGAAAACGCAAGTAGTATACCTCAAATCGGATTTGATGATAAAATGGAAATTACCGTTGGAGAAAAAAAAGTAATTAACCATTTTATTGGCGAAGCACACACAAAAGATAACATTATAAGTTATGTACCTACTGATAATTTAATTTTTGGCGGTTGCATGGTAAAATCACTAAACGCCAGCAAAGGATATACTGGCGATGCTAATACAGCTGAATGGAGTAATACTATTAAAAAAATAAAAAAATATTACCCAAACGTTAACTTAGTAGTGCCTGGACACGGTGCCGCAGGAAATGAAAAACTATTAGACTACACCATTCAACTTTTTAAAGAACCTACTTTTTAA
- the gldB gene encoding gliding motility lipoprotein GldB, whose amino-acid sequence MKKLIFILLITTQALFYSCADEDKTADEIAKIPMEITVSRFDKAFADATPNDIPKLKSQYPYLFPRQYPDSIWEAKLKDTIQKELNEEVTKVFSNLEEEEVDLLNLFKHIKYYFPDFKAPKVVTLTSDVGYANRVILADSLLLIGLDNYLGEDHKFYKGFQSYIATGLDKQYLVSDVASQFCFQMLPREKGRTFLDHIIYYGKELYLKDKIMPFQTEAQRIVYTPEQLEWAGVNEEQMWRYFVERELLYSTDKLLQPRFIDPAPFSKFQLELDSESPGRTGRYIGWQIVRSFMENNEVTVQQLLNIPSEEIFKKSKYKPKR is encoded by the coding sequence ATGAAAAAGTTAATTTTTATTCTTTTGATAACGACACAAGCTTTGTTTTATAGCTGTGCCGATGAAGATAAAACAGCTGATGAAATAGCTAAAATTCCAATGGAAATTACAGTTTCTAGGTTTGATAAGGCTTTTGCTGATGCTACGCCTAATGATATTCCGAAACTTAAAAGTCAATATCCTTATTTGTTTCCACGTCAATACCCTGATAGTATATGGGAGGCAAAGTTAAAAGATACGATACAGAAAGAATTGAATGAAGAAGTGACTAAGGTTTTCTCTAATCTGGAAGAAGAAGAGGTTGATTTACTCAATTTATTCAAACATATAAAATATTACTTCCCTGATTTTAAGGCTCCAAAAGTAGTTACACTTACTTCTGATGTAGGTTATGCTAATAGAGTTATTTTAGCAGATTCTTTATTGCTTATAGGTTTAGATAATTACTTAGGTGAAGATCATAAGTTTTATAAAGGTTTTCAAAGTTATATTGCCACGGGTCTCGATAAACAATATTTGGTAAGTGATGTTGCAAGTCAGTTTTGCTTTCAAATGCTTCCTAGAGAAAAGGGAAGAACTTTTTTAGATCATATAATATATTATGGTAAAGAGTTGTATTTAAAAGATAAGATAATGCCTTTTCAGACAGAGGCACAAAGAATAGTGTATACGCCAGAACAATTAGAGTGGGCAGGAGTAAATGAAGAGCAAATGTGGCGTTACTTTGTAGAGAGAGAGCTTTTATATAGCACAGATAAGCTTTTGCAACCTCGATTTATTGATCCAGCTCCATTTTCAAAATTTCAGTTAGAGTTAGATAGTGAGTCTCCTGGAAGAACAGGTAGATATATTGGTTGGCAAATAGTGAGGTCGTTTATGGAAAATAACGAAGTTACTGTTCAGCAATTATTGAATATTCCTTCAGAAGAAATTTTTAAGAAATCAAAATATAAACCGAAAAGGTAA
- the gldC gene encoding gliding motility protein GldC, with amino-acid sequence MSKLHTSKITLTVGLDENRVPEELNWSAQDGGIDNEEVKAMLLSVWDSKNQESLKIDLWTKDMPVDEMKIFFHQTLVSLSDTFMKATQDEKMTATMKDFCDYFAEKLELKK; translated from the coding sequence ATGAGTAAATTACATACATCAAAAATAACATTAACAGTAGGCTTAGATGAAAACAGAGTTCCTGAGGAGCTTAATTGGTCGGCCCAAGATGGAGGAATTGATAATGAAGAAGTGAAGGCAATGTTATTATCTGTTTGGGATAGTAAAAATCAAGAGTCTCTAAAAATAGATTTATGGACAAAAGATATGCCTGTTGATGAAATGAAAATTTTCTTTCACCAGACTTTAGTTTCTTTATCAGATACTTTTATGAAGGCTACTCAAGATGAAAAAATGACAGCAACAATGAAAGATTTTTGTGATTATTTTGCTGAAAAATTAGAACTTAAAAAGTAG
- the yihA gene encoding ribosome biogenesis GTP-binding protein YihA/YsxC, whose translation MKVKSADFVMSNSNVTNCPKDPIAEYAFIGRSNVGKSSLINMLTQRKSLAKTSGRPGKTQLINHFKINDDWFLVDLPGYGYARVSKRDKKVFQKYITDYFLERRQLVCAFVLVDIRHEPQKVDLEFMEWMGENQIPFSIIFTKADKLKPNVIEKNVEQYIQQLLSSIWEEAPNYFITSSSSGIGQEEVLGYIDGMNENFKKNNWADLI comes from the coding sequence ATGAAAGTAAAGTCTGCTGACTTTGTAATGAGTAACTCTAACGTTACAAACTGCCCTAAAGACCCTATTGCGGAATATGCCTTTATTGGTCGCTCTAATGTTGGAAAATCTTCATTAATAAACATGTTAACGCAACGTAAAAGTTTAGCAAAAACATCTGGAAGACCAGGAAAAACACAACTTATCAATCATTTTAAAATTAATGATGATTGGTTTCTCGTAGATTTACCTGGCTATGGCTATGCAAGAGTATCAAAAAGAGATAAAAAAGTTTTTCAAAAATACATTACCGATTATTTTTTAGAAAGAAGACAACTTGTCTGTGCTTTTGTCTTAGTTGATATTAGACATGAACCTCAAAAGGTTGATTTAGAATTTATGGAATGGATGGGCGAAAACCAAATTCCGTTTTCTATAATTTTCACAAAAGCAGACAAGCTAAAACCAAACGTTATTGAAAAAAATGTTGAGCAATATATTCAGCAATTATTATCAAGTATTTGGGAAGAAGCACCTAACTATTTTATAACATCATCATCTAGCGGAATCGGACAAGAAGAAGTTTTAGGTTACATTGATGGAATGAACGAAAATTTTAAAAAAAATAATTGGGCTGATTTAATTTAA
- a CDS encoding alpha/beta fold hydrolase: protein MKEELITEGKFKYVEVGEGTPIIILHGLMGGLSNFEGVVEHFPSKGYKVLVPELPIYDKPLLKTTVKSFAKFVEDFIKHKDLDNVILLGNSLGGHIGLLHTKLYPKKVKALIITGSSGLYESAMGDGYPRRGDYEFIKKKAQDVFYDPEVATKEIVDEVFATINDRIKLVKTLAIAKSAIRHNMAKDLPKMKTPTCIIWGKNDNVTPPDVADDFHKLLPDSDLFWIDKCGHAAMMEHPDEFNRILESWLTSRKL from the coding sequence ATGAAAGAAGAGTTAATAACGGAAGGAAAATTTAAATATGTTGAAGTAGGCGAAGGCACTCCAATCATCATATTACACGGGCTAATGGGTGGTTTAAGTAACTTTGAAGGAGTGGTAGAACACTTTCCTTCAAAAGGATACAAGGTTCTAGTACCCGAATTACCTATTTACGACAAACCCCTTTTAAAAACTACCGTTAAAAGTTTTGCTAAATTTGTTGAAGATTTTATAAAACATAAAGACCTAGACAATGTTATTCTACTAGGCAACTCTTTAGGAGGACATATCGGATTATTACATACAAAACTATACCCTAAAAAAGTTAAAGCTTTAATTATTACAGGTAGCTCAGGCTTATATGAAAGTGCCATGGGAGATGGCTACCCAAGGAGAGGTGATTATGAGTTTATAAAAAAGAAAGCTCAAGATGTTTTTTACGATCCTGAAGTTGCTACGAAAGAAATTGTTGATGAAGTTTTTGCAACGATAAACGATCGAATCAAACTTGTTAAAACATTAGCAATTGCCAAAAGTGCTATTAGGCACAATATGGCTAAAGATTTACCTAAAATGAAGACTCCAACTTGTATTATTTGGGGTAAAAATGATAACGTGACTCCACCTGATGTTGCTGATGATTTTCATAAATTATTACCCGATTCAGATTTATTTTGGATTGACAAATGTGGACATGCTGCGATGATGGAACACCCAGATGAATTCAATAGAATTTTAGAATCTTGGCTTACATCTAGAAAATTATAA